The Thermosipho melanesiensis BI429 sequence AAAATGAAGACAACATTTATACTGTAAAAGTAGCATTAAACTTATCAGATGAAAATAAAAATTATTTAATAATAAGAGACTCAAAATTTAAAGTAGCAGAGAAAAAATCTTATTCTTTAAATGAAAGTCAACTTTCATTTAGTGAAAAAACTGGATTTATTTTAAAAAATCTTGACGCCAAAAAAGAAATTAATAATCTCCTTCCAGAAGACTTAAGAGACCACTTTTTCTTTAATGGTGAAAGGTTACAAAATTATTTTGATAAAACTCAGGGTGAAAAAATTTCTTTAGTTATTAAAAAAATGTCTGGACTTGATATATTAGAAAGTTTTAATGACATTTTAGAAAAAATTGAAAACAAATATAGAAAAATGATAAAAGTAAATGATAAAAATATAAACCTAAAAAAAGAATTAGAAGAAGAATTGGAACTTATAAAAACGCAAAAGAAAGAAAAAGAAAATTTGCTTGAAAAATTTTATCTTAATAGAGATAAAGCGAAAAAAGATTTAAATGAAGTAAATCTGAAATTAGACAAATTAAGAGAATATGAACATATAAAAAATCAAATAGATACTTTGAAAGGAAGACTAAAAGAATTGAATAACATGAAAGGTAATATTTTAAAAGAAAAAATTCAAAATGTTATTGAGATGGGGACATTAATATTTGGATGGGCAGCAGTTGAAAGAGTTTACCATGAAAATTCTAACATAGATAATAATTACGATTATTTACCTCATGAGATAATTAAAACAGCATTAAAAGAAAATAAGTGTCCAGTATGTGAGAAGGAATTAGATGAAAACCACAAAAATATTTTAGAAAAATACCTTTTATTGGATAAAGATTTTATAATTAGTGCTAAAGATTATCAGGAATTAACTAATCAAGTTAAAGAATCAGAGACAAAGAGAAAACGCTTAAATAACCAATTAGGTGAAATTGAAATTAAAATTAATGGTATTAAAGAAGAACTTAAGAGTATAGAAAAAAATATTTCACAAATCCAAACAAATGAATTAAATAAATTATATGATCAAAAAAAAAGAACTTGATACTCAAATTGAACAAATAAACCAAAATATAGGAAGTTTTAAAAATCAAATCGAATTTTTTGAAAAAAAGGAAAAAGAGATAGAAAATAAAATTAAAGAATTAGCTACTCAAGATTCAAAAAAATTTATTAAGAAAATAGATTTTGTCAAAGATTTACGACAAATAATATTAAATACAGTTATTAATAGGAAAGAAGAAATTAAAAATGAAATTGTGAATTACATAAAAGAATATTTAGATAAACTGAGGAAACCAATAATATGTTAGATGAGATAATAGATAAATTAAAAGAAAATGGAATCACAAATATAGCAAAAGCAAAGTTATATTTTTTTGCAGGAGCGTATGGATATTTTTATGGTGAAAGAGAAAAAATACAATCTAATCCTAAAGATGTAGCACGTGTGGAATTATTTGATAAATATGATTATAGAATCTCCAAGATAGTATTAAATAGTATTTATCAAAGTCAAAAAAATAATTTAGATGAGAAAATGAATAAATATAGGCTCTTTGAAGAATATGCAAATGTTGGAGTAAAAAAATTGTATGAAAT is a genomic window containing:
- a CDS encoding AAA family ATPase, with protein sequence MRIEKVKLNNFKQYKNFEIEFSKNDNQDNDFHVIVAIQGVGKSNLLESINWCLYGKEIFGKITKPTDQNVLNDNCKNEDNIYTVKVALNLSDENKNYLIIRDSKFKVAEKKSYSLNESQLSFSEKTGFILKNLDAKKEINNLLPEDLRDHFFFNGERLQNYFDKTQGEKISLVIKKMSGLDILESFNDILEKIENKYRKMIKVNDKNINLKKELEEELELIKTQKKEKENLLEKFYLNRDKAKKDLNEVNLKLDKLREYEHIKNQIDTLKGRLKELNNMKGNILKEKIQNVIEMGTLIFGWAAVERVYHENSNIDNNYDYLPHEIIKTALKENKCPVCEKELDENHKNILEKYLLLDKDFIISAKDYQELTNQVKESETKRKRLNNQLGEIEIKINGIKEELKSIEKNISQIQTNELNKLYDQKKRT